A stretch of Parachlamydia sp. AcF125 DNA encodes these proteins:
- a CDS encoding tetratricopeptide repeat protein, which translates to MKLHFRLILMLILALGSTNSLSARPLAAKSSQKELTEMNYELLKKRLHKSIEAGYTDQALKEVNALISQRPDSPWGYKLRANIYFSDKKYSEALSDFNQVIKLSPSCASAYIDRAIAYLAMQDLDSALRDIEKAIEIKPMSAFAYCVREKIYLAKAQTAAKTRGKKK; encoded by the coding sequence ATGAAGCTTCACTTTCGACTTATACTCATGCTGATTTTGGCCTTAGGTTCAACAAACTCTCTTAGCGCCCGTCCTCTGGCTGCAAAAAGCTCGCAAAAAGAATTAACCGAAATGAATTATGAACTTTTAAAAAAAAGGCTCCATAAGAGTATAGAAGCAGGCTACACGGATCAAGCTTTAAAAGAAGTCAATGCTTTGATTTCTCAAAGGCCTGATTCTCCTTGGGGCTATAAGTTACGCGCCAATATTTACTTTTCTGACAAAAAGTATTCAGAAGCTTTAAGCGATTTTAATCAAGTTATCAAGTTAAGCCCCTCTTGTGCGAGTGCTTATATAGATAGGGCCATTGCCTATCTGGCCATGCAAGATCTCGATTCAGCCCTAAGAGATATTGAAAAGGCTATTGAAATTAAACCTATGAGCGCATTTGCTTACTGTGTACGCGAAAAGATCTATCTGGCAAAAGCCCAGACTGCCGCTAAAACTCGGGGCAAGAAAAAGTAA
- a CDS encoding DoxX family protein has product MNFLRNFFSRLKDWGERLQDVLLLVIRLFWGYSFFTIGYGKLASIGSASAFFASYGFPFPTFSAYLVGSVECVGGLLFLLGLASRFSAFLLGILMIGAYLTVHLEAARQIFQNPQFFLSQTPFLFLFAALLVFCFGPGKFSLDAIFKRGAQ; this is encoded by the coding sequence ATGAATTTTTTGCGAAATTTTTTTAGCCGGCTAAAAGATTGGGGTGAGCGTTTACAAGATGTTTTGTTGCTTGTGATAAGGCTTTTCTGGGGGTACAGTTTTTTTACCATCGGATATGGAAAGCTAGCCAGTATTGGCTCAGCTAGCGCATTTTTTGCCTCGTACGGCTTTCCATTTCCTACGTTTAGCGCGTACCTTGTAGGATCGGTTGAGTGTGTGGGCGGCTTGTTATTCCTACTAGGATTAGCCTCCCGCTTTTCTGCTTTTCTGCTAGGCATACTTATGATAGGGGCTTATCTTACAGTGCATTTAGAAGCGGCACGTCAGATTTTCCAAAATCCCCAGTTTTTTCTCAGCCAGACTCCCTTTCTTTTTCTATTTGCCGCTTTACTTGTGTTTTGTTTTGGTCCAGGAAAATTTTCGCTGGATGCAATCTTTAAAAGAGGGGCACAATAG
- the ribE gene encoding 6,7-dimethyl-8-ribityllumazine synthase, with amino-acid sequence MEIAGKFNGKGIRLGIVVAHFNELITKSLLSGAIDTLLRHGVEANHIHTAWVPGSYEIPLIAQKMAESGRYDAVITLGALIRGATAHFDLIASQVASNLGHISLKTGKPVIFGVLTTDSIEQAMERAGTKHGNKGSEAALAALEMVDLIHQLKV; translated from the coding sequence ATGGAAATTGCTGGCAAATTTAATGGAAAAGGGATCCGTTTAGGCATTGTAGTTGCGCACTTTAACGAATTGATCACCAAAAGCTTACTCTCAGGAGCCATTGACACTCTCCTTCGGCATGGGGTTGAGGCAAACCATATTCACACAGCTTGGGTACCCGGATCTTATGAAATCCCTTTAATCGCTCAAAAAATGGCTGAAAGCGGTCGTTACGACGCTGTAATCACTTTAGGCGCTTTAATTCGGGGAGCTACCGCGCATTTTGACTTGATAGCCTCTCAAGTTGCTTCAAACTTGGGACATATCAGCCTCAAAACAGGCAAACCAGTAATCTTTGGGGTTCTCACTACCGATTCTATTGAACAAGCGATGGAAAGGGCAGGGACTAAGCATGGAAATAAAGGCTCCGAAGCCGCTTTAGCGGCCCTGGAGATGGTGGACTTGATTCATCAATTAAAAGTCTAG
- a CDS encoding 3-deoxy-D-manno-octulosonic acid transferase, translating into MRKWYAILYECALAIAGVLALPWLFYQVVFKQKYRKSFWKRLGFGFPHIQKGQRPVIWMHAVSVGETKAIAGLAKLFKERFSNPILVISSITEMGHEEAKRSLPFADHHVYLPFDFSWIIRPIVKKISPDIMVVSETDFWFNFLHQAKQLGAFLALVNGKLSERSLKRYQRLRAFPLFSLFDLFCVQNRQYQNRFSALNIPTAKLAVTGNLKCGSMQPYLSEEEMVVWRNKLSLTAQDLVLTLGSTHEPEEQQVLERLQPLLHKFPKLKILLVPRHPERCPQVAQLLHQLEIPYARYSQASFNPCARVVLVDAMGVLLKCYQLSHLAVVAGSFTEKVGGHHILEPSYYKVPVLFGPYMHSQREFEALCLERGAGLQVNLETIAQTVERLLGQADLRQNMGEKGFRLMLELQGAHEMTFNLLQEQLKASER; encoded by the coding sequence ATGAGAAAGTGGTACGCCATATTATATGAATGCGCCCTAGCTATAGCCGGGGTGCTTGCATTACCTTGGCTTTTTTACCAAGTGGTTTTTAAACAAAAATACCGCAAAAGTTTTTGGAAACGGCTGGGATTTGGTTTCCCGCATATTCAAAAAGGACAGCGGCCTGTGATTTGGATGCATGCTGTTTCAGTGGGAGAGACAAAAGCAATTGCCGGTTTGGCGAAATTGTTTAAAGAACGCTTTTCCAATCCTATTTTAGTGATTTCCTCTATTACAGAAATGGGACACGAAGAGGCTAAGCGGAGCCTCCCTTTTGCCGATCATCATGTTTATTTGCCTTTTGATTTTAGCTGGATCATTAGGCCGATTGTAAAAAAAATTTCTCCCGACATAATGGTGGTATCTGAAACAGATTTTTGGTTTAATTTTTTGCACCAAGCTAAACAATTGGGCGCCTTTCTTGCCTTAGTCAATGGGAAGCTATCGGAGCGCTCTCTAAAAAGATACCAAAGATTGAGGGCTTTTCCTCTTTTCTCCTTATTTGATTTGTTTTGCGTGCAAAATAGGCAATATCAAAATCGGTTCTCCGCCTTAAATATCCCTACAGCTAAATTAGCTGTCACAGGGAATTTAAAATGTGGATCTATGCAGCCTTACCTGTCCGAAGAAGAGATGGTCGTATGGAGAAACAAGCTAAGCCTTACAGCCCAAGATCTGGTCTTAACGCTTGGATCCACGCATGAGCCAGAAGAACAACAGGTGTTAGAGCGTTTGCAGCCTCTTTTGCATAAGTTTCCCAAGCTGAAAATTTTGCTTGTCCCGCGGCATCCTGAAAGATGCCCGCAAGTGGCGCAGCTTTTGCATCAGCTAGAAATTCCTTATGCAAGGTATAGCCAGGCTTCCTTTAATCCCTGTGCAAGGGTGGTGCTGGTGGATGCCATGGGAGTTTTACTGAAGTGCTATCAACTCTCTCACCTGGCGGTCGTAGCGGGAAGTTTTACAGAAAAGGTAGGAGGGCATCATATCCTCGAGCCTTCCTACTATAAGGTGCCTGTCTTATTTGGCCCTTATATGCATTCGCAAAGGGAATTTGAAGCCCTTTGTCTTGAGCGGGGAGCTGGCCTTCAAGTGAATTTAGAGACTATCGCGCAGACGGTTGAAAGGCTATTAGGGCAGGCAGATTTACGCCAAAATATGGGCGAAAAAGGATTTCGATTAATGTTAGAGTTGCAAGGGGCTCACGAAATGACATTTAACCTCCTCCAAGAACAACTTAAAGCCTCTGAACGTTAA
- a CDS encoding SEL1-like repeat protein, with protein sequence MNIHVTGFVQNKRLYFSEFSEDNGIQVESSLIRFLKNILAHLGIGKGTLTLRSLDKTWYLNKQSAVNWICKNGETTDVAPLSEKNNQNIVEKINYLYVKKKAEKEIAEACLDLGLLYEAGKGVQQSFEKAYEWYKKSVEIADQKFVVNKEIFYYLAHLKMANLLDKGLGIPLKKYSAFLHYKEAFEGIEREAERKIGEEKPQLLAFLADLYEEGKGTSKFPEKATELYQKAASRGDAYSLAALALKYLQGSGIGRSEDKAFALASQSAKQGHPFGLYVLGLVYYKKGRAKKAEEWIAKSADQGFALAQQKLAQIYEARGSSDDSQIAQLYKKAASQGLPESQYKLAQMYQGGLRGFKLSKEKAAIWYEKAARLGHEEAGIALGKMLCQGEGIEKSFKKALYWLEKAGEKNPKKMERDIAQLMNDWEKLANEGNLRAQLDLGKFYEEKALKNWEETLKCSKETEEGMEHKVSEHYKEVGKQFWEKALKGYEKAAEQGSAEADYRVGRLFAIRRERKILAENAEEKSIEFYKKAAEKGHAKAQSELGKYYFYGLNPSETLEGAVLLLKQARGEEFLIRQQRLDQVLVDWKAKFLLKIDPSIGSHSLSYVGLYGLIENKRKEWEEKSLDYAPIDGAVKELEMLLQCRLNTPLNWGPELLEKADERVNFAHQQLFGDVEEIGLDF encoded by the coding sequence ATGAATATTCATGTGACAGGTTTTGTACAAAATAAAAGGCTATATTTTTCTGAATTTTCAGAGGATAATGGCATTCAAGTAGAAAGCTCTCTCATCCGTTTTCTGAAAAATATCTTAGCGCACTTGGGGATTGGAAAAGGGACCCTTACACTAAGAAGTTTAGATAAAACGTGGTATCTCAACAAACAAAGCGCTGTCAATTGGATCTGTAAGAATGGGGAAACTACAGATGTCGCTCCTTTAAGTGAGAAAAATAACCAAAATATCGTAGAAAAAATTAATTATTTATATGTGAAAAAAAAGGCTGAAAAAGAGATAGCCGAAGCATGTTTGGATCTAGGATTATTATATGAGGCCGGAAAGGGGGTGCAGCAATCGTTTGAAAAAGCCTATGAGTGGTATAAAAAATCTGTTGAGATAGCAGATCAAAAGTTTGTTGTTAACAAAGAGATTTTCTATTACCTTGCGCATTTAAAAATGGCAAATTTATTAGATAAAGGGCTTGGGATACCGCTTAAGAAATATTCGGCTTTTCTTCACTATAAAGAAGCATTTGAGGGGATCGAGCGGGAAGCCGAAAGAAAAATCGGAGAAGAAAAACCTCAATTACTCGCTTTTCTTGCCGATCTGTACGAAGAAGGGAAAGGAACTTCAAAATTTCCCGAAAAAGCCACGGAGCTATACCAAAAAGCTGCTAGTCGAGGAGATGCTTATTCTTTGGCGGCATTAGCGCTGAAATACTTACAGGGGAGTGGAATTGGTCGCTCAGAAGATAAAGCCTTTGCACTTGCTTCTCAGTCAGCTAAGCAAGGTCATCCCTTTGGACTGTATGTGTTGGGATTAGTTTATTACAAAAAAGGGAGAGCCAAAAAAGCGGAAGAATGGATTGCAAAAAGTGCCGATCAGGGCTTTGCTTTGGCTCAGCAAAAGCTTGCGCAAATCTACGAAGCACGTGGCTCAAGCGACGATAGTCAAATTGCTCAATTATATAAAAAAGCCGCCAGCCAAGGATTACCTGAAAGCCAATATAAGCTGGCGCAGATGTATCAAGGAGGTCTTAGAGGTTTTAAGCTTTCTAAAGAAAAAGCTGCCATATGGTATGAGAAAGCTGCTCGCCTTGGTCATGAAGAGGCGGGAATTGCTTTAGGAAAGATGCTTTGCCAAGGGGAAGGGATTGAAAAATCGTTTAAAAAGGCTCTTTATTGGTTAGAAAAAGCAGGGGAAAAGAATCCTAAAAAAATGGAGAGAGACATTGCTCAACTCATGAACGATTGGGAAAAGCTGGCTAATGAAGGCAATCTTCGGGCTCAACTTGATTTAGGCAAATTTTATGAAGAAAAGGCCCTAAAAAACTGGGAAGAAACTTTGAAATGCTCTAAAGAAACCGAAGAAGGAATGGAGCACAAAGTAAGCGAGCATTATAAAGAAGTAGGGAAACAATTTTGGGAAAAAGCCTTGAAAGGGTATGAAAAAGCTGCTGAACAAGGATCGGCTGAAGCCGACTATCGAGTTGGACGTTTATTCGCTATAAGAAGGGAGCGTAAAATTCTAGCGGAAAACGCTGAGGAAAAATCCATTGAATTTTATAAAAAAGCCGCTGAGAAAGGGCATGCTAAAGCTCAATCCGAGCTAGGAAAGTATTATTTTTATGGGCTTAACCCCTCTGAAACCCTGGAAGGCGCTGTCCTTTTGTTGAAACAAGCTAGGGGGGAAGAATTTTTAATTCGGCAACAACGTTTAGATCAAGTCTTAGTTGATTGGAAAGCGAAGTTTTTATTAAAGATAGATCCTTCGATTGGCTCCCATTCTTTATCCTATGTCGGTTTGTATGGATTAATAGAAAATAAGAGAAAAGAATGGGAAGAAAAATCTCTCGACTACGCCCCTATAGATGGTGCCGTTAAAGAATTAGAAATGTTGCTACAATGCCGTTTGAATACTCCCTTAAATTGGGGGCCTGAATTGTTAGAAAAAGCCGATGAGCGTGTAAACTTTGCCCATCAACAGCTATTTGGCGACGTGGAAGAGATCGGTTTAGATTTTTAG
- a CDS encoding Tex family protein, with protein sequence MLQYIFDPITQLTQELQIPARHIAAVIELLQAGNTVPFIARYRKEATGNLDEVQIRDIQERYHYLKELEERKQSILQSISEQGKLTDTLKAQILACQTKNGLEDLYLPYKPKRRTRASIAREKGLEPLAEKILAQPIGEEALQFATSFINSEKGVETAEDAFQGAQDIVAEQIAETATIRALVREEFATKGVLVCQVVEGKDQTATKYEQYYQYQEKIANIPSHRYLAIRRGEREGILDFYLEVEAAPLLGEIGRLARLNPASSYHPYLQAAIADGYKRLLVPSVETDLRVELKVKSDRDAVHIFAENLRNLLLSAPLGEHCVLGIDPGMRTGCKCATIDATGKFLGNMTIYPFTGDSEKAARDFMAFVDKYTPFAIAIGNGTGGRETETFVRKVLSDYNKHSILVVSISEAGASVYSASDVAREEFPDLDLTVRGAISIARRLQDPLAELVKIDPKAIGVGQYQHDVYQQLLHDQLSQVVESCVNHVGVELNTASASLLSYVSGIGASVAAKIVKYREQFGAFKKRQQLLSVPGVGPRTFEQAAGFLRIRGGEHPLDASAVHPERYSLVEQMAQDLQTPLHALCANGNLVKQIDLNRYVTDQVGLPTLRDILEELKKPGRDPRATFDSVKFREDVLTLKDLKEKMQLEGIVTNVTAFGAFVDIGVHQDGLIHISELSDQFVKDPSEVVKTGDRIKVTVLSVDIERKRIALSARSQGGSSSKPPLNKGKEPTKQALKPASKKFSNNPFANL encoded by the coding sequence ATGTTACAATATATTTTTGATCCAATTACACAATTAACCCAAGAACTTCAAATTCCAGCCCGCCATATTGCCGCTGTGATTGAACTTCTGCAAGCTGGAAATACGGTGCCTTTTATTGCGCGCTATCGAAAAGAAGCCACGGGAAATTTAGACGAAGTGCAGATCAGAGATATCCAGGAGCGATACCATTATTTAAAAGAACTAGAAGAGCGCAAGCAATCTATTCTTCAGTCGATCTCGGAACAAGGGAAATTAACGGATACCCTCAAAGCGCAAATTTTAGCATGCCAAACCAAAAATGGATTAGAAGATCTCTATCTTCCTTATAAACCTAAAAGGCGCACGCGGGCCTCAATTGCTCGCGAAAAAGGGCTGGAACCTTTAGCAGAAAAGATTCTAGCTCAACCGATCGGAGAAGAAGCTCTGCAATTTGCTACTTCTTTTATTAACAGTGAAAAAGGGGTTGAAACCGCAGAAGATGCTTTTCAAGGTGCTCAAGATATTGTGGCTGAACAAATTGCCGAAACAGCAACCATTCGAGCTTTAGTGAGGGAAGAATTTGCGACAAAAGGGGTCTTAGTTTGTCAGGTGGTTGAGGGTAAAGATCAAACAGCTACGAAGTATGAACAGTATTACCAGTATCAAGAGAAGATCGCCAACATCCCTTCCCACCGCTATCTTGCCATTAGAAGGGGTGAGCGGGAGGGAATATTAGACTTTTATCTGGAGGTAGAAGCCGCCCCTTTGTTAGGCGAAATTGGCCGCCTAGCCAGGCTAAACCCCGCTTCTTCTTATCATCCTTACCTCCAGGCGGCTATTGCAGATGGTTACAAACGGCTGCTTGTTCCTTCTGTGGAAACAGATTTGCGGGTGGAGTTGAAAGTAAAATCGGATCGGGACGCCGTGCATATCTTTGCCGAGAATTTACGCAATCTTTTGCTCAGCGCTCCTTTAGGAGAGCATTGCGTGCTTGGGATCGACCCGGGGATGAGAACTGGCTGCAAATGCGCTACAATTGATGCCACTGGGAAATTCTTAGGAAATATGACGATTTATCCTTTCACAGGCGATAGCGAAAAAGCTGCCCGTGATTTTATGGCTTTTGTGGATAAATATACCCCCTTTGCCATTGCGATTGGCAACGGAACGGGTGGAAGGGAGACGGAAACCTTTGTGCGAAAAGTATTATCAGACTATAATAAACATTCTATTTTAGTCGTTTCTATAAGTGAAGCGGGAGCGAGCGTGTATAGCGCCTCTGATGTCGCTCGTGAAGAATTTCCCGACCTCGATTTAACGGTGCGAGGCGCTATTTCGATTGCGCGCAGATTGCAGGATCCCTTGGCGGAATTGGTTAAAATTGATCCCAAAGCGATTGGCGTAGGGCAATATCAGCACGACGTGTATCAACAACTTTTGCACGATCAGCTTAGCCAAGTGGTGGAAAGTTGCGTAAACCATGTAGGGGTAGAGCTCAATACAGCCAGTGCCTCGCTGCTTTCTTACGTTTCGGGCATTGGAGCCTCTGTCGCTGCAAAAATTGTGAAATACCGAGAGCAATTTGGGGCTTTTAAAAAACGGCAGCAGCTTTTATCTGTGCCTGGCGTAGGCCCTCGCACTTTCGAACAAGCGGCGGGTTTTTTGCGGATAAGAGGAGGAGAACATCCCCTAGATGCCTCTGCTGTGCATCCAGAACGTTATTCGCTCGTTGAGCAAATGGCCCAAGATTTACAAACTCCTTTGCATGCGCTGTGTGCAAATGGGAATTTGGTTAAACAGATCGATTTAAACCGGTATGTGACCGATCAGGTGGGATTGCCTACCTTGAGAGATATCCTCGAAGAGCTTAAAAAGCCGGGTAGAGATCCTCGCGCCACGTTTGACTCTGTTAAATTTCGAGAAGATGTTTTGACATTGAAAGATTTAAAAGAAAAGATGCAGCTTGAAGGGATCGTGACGAATGTCACCGCCTTTGGCGCTTTTGTAGACATTGGGGTTCATCAAGATGGCTTAATTCATATCTCTGAATTATCAGACCAATTTGTGAAAGATCCTTCCGAAGTGGTTAAAACAGGAGATAGAATTAAAGTGACTGTTTTAAGTGTAGATATAGAACGCAAGCGGATTGCATTGTCGGCACGCTCACAAGGGGGATCTTCATCCAAGCCTCCTTTAAACAAAGGAAAGGAGCCAACTAAGCAGGCTCTAAAACCCGCATCTAAAAAATTCTCTAACAACCCATTTGCCAATTTATGA
- a CDS encoding tetratricopeptide repeat protein codes for MFVDGFVQNKRLHFSGLSEDNGIRAESNALIRCVKNILAHLGIGKGTLTLRSLNKTWHLNKQSALNWIYKNGAAADRNTLSEKNNQNIVEKINYLYLKKNAEKSLGEACCDAESLKNASKAYLELGWAYETGTGIKQSFEEAYKWYKKSIDIANQIFTANKPIFYYLARLKVGNLLDKGLGIAFDKTWAFSLYKEAFRGIEREVGSEVGKGNPQLLALLADMYEEGKGAPKFPEKATELYQEAAKQGDAYSLAALAMKYLQGSGIGRSEDKAFALASQSAKQDHPFGQYALGLVYHEKGRAKKAEEWIAKSANQGFALAQQKLAHIYAAQGPSYDTQVAQLYKKAASQGLAESQYELAKMYQEGLRGFKLSKEEAAAWYEKAAQLEHEEARIALGRMLCQGEGVEKSFEKALYWLKKVEENNPKIIEKDIVQLMNAWEKLANEGDLQAQFDLGLHYEKEAILKWDKASWERSKLAAHLRIKASENDETAGEIDCEKALHWYGKAAEQGSAEADYLMGRLLSIRDYYRIPKENEVSKFLEYYKKAAKKGHAKAQLELGKCYFVGLTPEETLEGAVHLLKQAGGKEFLIEQQNSDKVLVNWKITFLSKLDPAIDSHSLTYADLYELTQNKRKEAEEKSLDHTPIDDAVKTLEKSLQSRLNTPLNWGPELLEKADERVNFANQKLLGDA; via the coding sequence ATGTTTGTGGATGGTTTTGTACAAAATAAAAGGTTACATTTTTCTGGATTGTCAGAGGATAACGGCATTCGAGCAGAAAGCAACGCCCTGATCCGTTGTGTGAAAAATATTCTAGCGCACTTGGGGATTGGAAAAGGAACGCTTACCTTAAGGAGTTTAAACAAAACTTGGCATCTCAACAAACAAAGTGCCCTTAATTGGATCTATAAGAATGGCGCAGCCGCAGATCGCAACACTTTAAGTGAGAAAAACAACCAAAATATCGTCGAAAAAATTAATTATTTGTATCTGAAAAAAAATGCGGAAAAAAGCCTAGGTGAAGCATGCTGCGATGCAGAATCCTTAAAAAATGCCAGCAAAGCGTATTTGGAGCTGGGATGGGCATATGAAACCGGAACGGGGATAAAGCAATCGTTTGAAGAAGCCTATAAGTGGTATAAAAAATCGATCGACATTGCAAACCAAATATTTACTGCTAACAAACCGATTTTTTATTATCTTGCGCGTTTAAAAGTGGGGAATTTATTAGATAAAGGGCTTGGAATAGCGTTTGATAAAACCTGGGCTTTCTCTCTTTATAAAGAAGCGTTTAGGGGGATTGAGCGTGAAGTTGGAAGTGAAGTCGGAAAAGGAAATCCTCAATTACTCGCTCTTCTTGCTGATATGTACGAAGAAGGAAAAGGGGCTCCAAAATTTCCCGAAAAAGCCACTGAGCTATATCAAGAAGCTGCTAAGCAAGGAGATGCTTATTCTTTGGCTGCACTAGCGATGAAATACTTACAGGGGAGTGGAATTGGCCGCTCAGAAGATAAAGCCTTTGCACTTGCTTCTCAGTCTGCCAAGCAAGACCACCCCTTTGGACAATATGCGTTGGGATTAGTTTATCACGAAAAAGGGAGAGCCAAAAAAGCGGAAGAATGGATTGCAAAAAGTGCCAATCAGGGCTTTGCTCTGGCCCAGCAAAAGCTTGCGCACATCTATGCAGCGCAGGGCCCAAGCTATGATACGCAAGTTGCGCAATTATATAAAAAAGCTGCCAGCCAAGGATTAGCCGAAAGCCAATATGAGTTAGCGAAGATGTATCAAGAAGGACTTAGAGGTTTTAAGCTTTCTAAGGAAGAGGCTGCCGCATGGTATGAGAAAGCAGCCCAACTTGAGCATGAAGAGGCGAGAATTGCTTTAGGAAGGATGCTTTGTCAAGGAGAAGGAGTTGAAAAATCGTTTGAAAAAGCTCTTTATTGGCTAAAAAAAGTGGAAGAAAACAATCCAAAAATAATTGAGAAAGATATTGTGCAGCTCATGAACGCTTGGGAGAAGCTGGCTAATGAAGGCGATCTGCAAGCTCAATTCGATTTAGGCTTGCATTATGAAAAAGAGGCCATCTTAAAATGGGATAAAGCTTCGTGGGAACGCTCTAAACTCGCGGCACACTTAAGAATCAAAGCAAGCGAGAATGATGAAACAGCGGGAGAGATAGACTGCGAAAAAGCGTTGCATTGGTATGGAAAAGCTGCTGAGCAAGGATCAGCTGAAGCCGACTATCTCATGGGGCGTTTGTTATCTATAAGAGACTACTATAGGATCCCAAAGGAAAACGAAGTGAGTAAATTTCTTGAATATTATAAAAAAGCCGCTAAGAAAGGGCATGCTAAAGCTCAATTAGAACTAGGGAAGTGTTATTTTGTTGGACTTACCCCTGAGGAAACATTGGAAGGCGCTGTCCATTTATTGAAACAAGCTGGAGGGAAAGAATTTTTAATTGAACAACAAAACTCTGATAAAGTTTTAGTGAATTGGAAAATAACGTTCTTATCAAAACTAGATCCTGCGATTGACTCCCATTCTTTAACTTATGCCGATTTGTATGAATTAACACAAAATAAGAGAAAAGAAGCTGAGGAAAAATCTCTCGACCACACCCCTATAGATGATGCCGTTAAGACATTAGAAAAATCGCTGCAAAGCCGTTTGAATACTCCCTTAAATTGGGGACCTGAATTGTTAGAAAAAGCCGATGAGCGCGTAAATTTTGCCAACCAAAAGCTATTGGGCGATGCGTAA
- a CDS encoding BtaA family protein — MPDFFERLNYSFGNEDWRTEQQALNIQPQDTVLCITASGDRPLHLLLNECKKLIAVDANPIQNYLLSLKCAAMQAFEFSDYLDFLEGCMENRSSDYLHALLPYMDEDAAHFWMHQPSLLDKGVLFQGHIERIFRHVSRLFRCLRPKKIKRLFEFTNLEEQKTFLRTEWDTTFLRKLFIFALNPIFPRIFFNDPGLFAHVDSTIQVGAYIYDRMLQCLQGCLASENAFVSLMFQGALKKEFYPPYLTATGTESIKPRLNKIKIKTENVISYLKKVPDRTFDAFSLSDIASYMSKQSFDELMQAVYRTAKPGARFCIRQFSSNHQVPIHLRPYFQRDVNLEKKLEGEDGFFVYRFFVGEIFVPANEKAQRVNCLKSGELQAVAS, encoded by the coding sequence ATGCCTGATTTTTTTGAGAGACTTAATTATAGCTTTGGGAACGAAGATTGGCGTACAGAGCAGCAAGCCCTTAACATTCAACCACAAGATACAGTTTTATGTATTACAGCGAGTGGGGACCGGCCTTTACATCTACTTTTAAATGAGTGTAAAAAGCTCATTGCTGTAGATGCAAACCCTATCCAGAATTATCTTTTAAGTTTAAAATGCGCTGCCATGCAGGCATTTGAGTTTTCAGATTATCTGGATTTTTTAGAAGGATGCATGGAAAATCGCTCTTCCGATTATCTCCATGCGCTTTTGCCATACATGGATGAGGATGCTGCGCATTTTTGGATGCATCAACCCTCTCTATTAGATAAAGGGGTTCTTTTTCAAGGACATATCGAGCGAATTTTTAGGCATGTCTCCCGACTATTTCGGTGTTTAAGGCCTAAAAAAATCAAGCGCCTTTTTGAGTTCACCAATCTGGAAGAGCAAAAAACATTTTTGCGCACTGAGTGGGATACAACTTTTTTAAGAAAACTTTTTATCTTTGCTCTAAATCCGATTTTCCCCCGTATTTTTTTTAATGATCCCGGCTTATTTGCTCACGTGGATTCTACCATCCAAGTAGGGGCTTATATTTACGACCGTATGCTGCAATGCTTGCAAGGGTGCCTAGCAAGCGAAAATGCGTTTGTCTCCTTGATGTTTCAGGGAGCTTTAAAAAAAGAGTTTTATCCTCCTTACTTGACTGCGACGGGAACAGAAAGCATTAAACCTCGCTTAAATAAAATCAAAATTAAAACAGAAAATGTGATCAGTTATCTGAAAAAGGTTCCAGACCGAACTTTTGACGCTTTTTCTTTATCCGACATAGCTTCTTATATGTCTAAACAAAGCTTTGATGAGCTTATGCAAGCCGTTTATCGCACGGCAAAACCGGGAGCTCGTTTTTGCATACGGCAATTTTCTTCCAACCATCAAGTTCCTATACACCTCAGGCCTTATTTCCAAAGAGACGTAAATCTGGAGAAAAAGCTAGAAGGTGAAGATGGATTTTTTGTTTATCGTTTTTTTGTCGGCGAAATATTTGTCCCGGCGAATGAAAAAGCTCAGAGGGTTAATTGCCTTAAATCGGGAGAGCTGCAAGCGGTTGCAAGCTAA